Below is a genomic region from Brassica rapa cultivar Chiifu-401-42 chromosome A08, CAAS_Brap_v3.01, whole genome shotgun sequence.
TAGGATCAATGTTTTACTAGAGGGATTTAAACATGCACTTGGTCTCTTTAACACATGACAAATCTAAGAGAACCAAAGCTCATAGTATGATACAAGTATCTTAAAGCTGAAAAACAGTTCTTGAGGAAACAAAACGAGTGAACGAACATACACACTCCTTTATCATCCAAACTAATTGCAACAACACCACCAAAACTAGAAACTACATGCAAGAAACACAATCGTCTCCAATACAGCATGAATTACAAAACCGTATATGGTGTCAATGAATCAGAAAATCAACTCAGTGCAAACTCTTAAATTTTGGGGGAATAATCTGGAAGAGAAAAGTGCTCACAACCCTAAAACAATTCGAGTGAGAAAGTTGGAGAAAAACGGAAGAAAATCTCACCATACAAGCACTTGTCTCTACTCTCAGATGCCAAATCCAACACTTGGAGTTAAACAATGACGAGGAATCTTCAAGAATTTGCTTTAAAGTTTAAAACTTACCAGGGAACAAAAAAGAATGCTTTAAAAACCAAATTCAATACTAGCTTTTCAGAAACACGTTTTCACACATTGGCCCCGTAGGTTTTAACTTATTACAACATTAACCGTTAACTTACGATTATACATTAGTATATGTTATTAACTTATTACTAACTAGCAGCGTTGTGCGTTCATTACGCCGTAGATGCTTGTATAGCGCCTAACCGTATAGGCGGATTTCTAAACAAATatggatatatatttttacacgAAATATAAGTATAagaataatacatatatattatttttgaaaaaactgaatataaatatattttaaatctacttttatgtataagtatatagtttaacatatataaatagttttaaattataaaaattaaagccatttaaaatatagaaagatgataaatttaaaatgattttgcaACAATTATACTAATatctacaatcatataaatacataaaataagtgaaagtaatataaataataacattaataaaatataataataatactaatagtttatttttttgaatattaataCTTAAAATCCGCCTAGGCGTCTGCGTAGACCGCATAATGTTCGTCTAAACACTATTATTCGTCTGAATTATATAAATCCGCATAAAACATTGTATAACATAAAAACAATATGGTTGGTTACCGTATATCGCCTAAAAACCACGCCTAAACCATATTTTAGAACACTGCTAATTAGTAATTACAGTACATTCGATATTTGATCAGATTTTCTTATGTTTCTAAATGGCTAAGCCTTTTTAACATTTTGTTGGTACTTTTTGATGTATGTGATATGTGAACATCCAGTTGAACCAAAAAATGATATCATAAACCTCTGCTTTACTAGAAAAGtctttttatcttcttctcATCTCCATTTGTTAGATAAGTCTGGGGTGAATTAAGGTAAAGATGATGACgagacaagaaaaaaacatgtttcCAACGACTGTCACTTTTTCcattgtgtgtgttttttgtttttttttccattgttCTATGTGTTACCTTGATGGAAAGATAAAAGTTACATCATCAGATTCAGCTAAAGTAGTTTTCTGCTTTCTCGCACGAAACTATAACTTTTTCTGGTTATGTTGTGTCTCTTGATGGTTTAAAGTCCTGGAGATTGTTGCTATCATTTCCATCTTGCTGCACTTACAAAAAAACAACCAAAAAGTGTGTCCCATGAGTCATGACTGAACAGAGTGCTCAAGAACTACTTCAAAaggtatattataatattttgcaACTTCTTACTAATGGCAGGTAAAGCTTGTTGTATGCTTACTCCTGAATTATTCCTTTCACACAGGTTGCTGGATGGGATATGGCTATTGGCTAATGACAATGGTACATTAAAGCTGCATCCGTCATGGTTAGTGAAAAGTTTTACAAAAGGACTAGGCTTCTTCAATCGCGTAGCTAAAATCGCTGAATGGGAAGGTAATATATGTAATCAGCAACTCATCACACATTCTCTGTGACccttttgaaaaaagaaaaataagataGCGTGAGGACAATATATGTTTACTATTACAGGTCATCACCCAGATTTGCTTCTGGTAGGCTGGAATAATGAGAAGATCGATGTATGGACACATGCCATAGGTGAGAATCTTGGTCTGTGGTTGTTGATATGAAGATATGAAATCTGATTAAGTGCCTGAAAACGTCTTTCAATATCTTTCTGATCGCTGATCATACTTTGGTATACTTTAAAGTGGCGAATAAGTTGATATCTGATTCTCCTGCAACAGGTGGTTTGACCGAGAATGACTTCATTTGCTGCTCAGATCAACTAGCTAGAAGTGGAAGATCTTCTAAGAAAGAAGAAAGTTTTAAGTCTATATTTTAATCCTCATAGACTTAAAACTCTTATATATTTGGTATCGATTTTCTGTACATAGATTTAAATTCCTATATTTGATGGTTAACTTTTGTAAGTAGTTTCATTTACCCCATATTGTAGCCTTTGTAGGACGGGGTGCAATATAATTCAATGACTGGGGCATGAATGATTTTGTTTGGATTTGTACACAGTACATATTACTTGAAAGGTAAAAGCAAGTCACTACAGGATTAAGGTTCATGTTTAGGCTTAGGCCAGGGTCTTGTTGGCTTGGCTAGAGAGTATGGCCAAGAAGAGGTATATATGTTCTTAGCACTTCAAAACGtcatgaaaatttattaaacagCTTTCAGGAGATTGAACTCTATCCTCAGAATTCTTAAAATCATTCTAATATCTGCAACTGCAGTCTGCCGTGGACACAGAACACCATCTTACGAATAATATGAATGCATATATAAGCTGACAGAAAGaattcataatttatatataacttgATCAGTCCCTCTTAACAACAATAGATTCAAAAACTTGGCATTAAAATGACTACTTGTTTTGCAGAAATTAACACATTGTTGCTTCTGTGCTTACAGCTGGAAAAAGCTTCATATCTATAATTGTTCCAAGAATCTTGTCTCCCAAATATTCAACAACAGTAAGCTGTTTGCTACAAACATACACGTTCTGACACTCGACGAAAGTGCCCTGCATAACAACCCACAACTTTGGATCAGACGTGAAACCAGTTAGGCAGATACAAAGACACAACGTTCGAGTTTCCTACAACTGaactaaaaaaaacaagataaatttcTTAAAAGCAGAGTAAATGGCTAAGAGCAGTTTCCCTTGTTTGGAAAAGTAAACTAAAGACAAAGTCCCAACATAAGATGCACTGTTCTAAGCAACAAAAGCACACATCAACATACTTATTGCCACTTCATTACTTGAACATAGTACAAAACATCTAATGTACCTCACAAAAGATTGTTCATCATCTTGCAACAGGTTTCTGAAGCAGAGCCGTCAAGAAAACTTCACCATGCTTCGAATCCACCTTATTCGCCACCGCCCATTTCACCTTCTTGTACCCCAACTTCCCAATCATCGGCCCATACACATTCTCAAGATCCACCTTCTTGCTAAAGAACCGATCCAACCAAAGATAACCACCCCCTCTCAAAACCCGGTCCAAATCAAACAAGAAAAACTCCATAACCGTAACCGGAATCCACCGGTTCACAGCCCTCCCACACCGAACCAAATCCACCACGCCGTCAAAAACCGGAAGCCTCTGCTGGAGAGGCACGTGCAGCGGCACGAGCCCCCTCAGCGCCACCGCCTCGCTATACGGCGCGTTGAAGTTCATCGTCGTGGTTACGACGGTGACGTTCCGCGCCTTCATCGCCGCCGCGAAGGATCCCGTCCCTCCGCCGACGTCGATCCCGAGGCGGAGGACGGAGTTAGCAGATTTAGCGATCTGGAGGAGCTGCGTGATCGGGAGATCGAGCTCGGACTTGTAGGCGGAGAACTGAGACTTGGACTTCTCGGCGGAGAGGTCGAAGCCTGCGCCGGGAAGCTTCGCCGCCAAGCAATCGAACGTCTTGCAGGATGAGTAGCGAGACCAGATGACGTGAGAATCAGGCTTTGAATCTGTAGCCCTCGGCGTGCGGGAGAAGCAACGGCGGCGAGGGAGAGGGTGGCAGCCGCGGAGGATGAGCTTCTCGGCGAGATCGGCGTCGGAGGGGCAGAGAGAGAAAGGAGTGTAGTTCATGTACTCGTGGAGGAGGTCAGGGTAGTTGTGGCAGGCGGAAGCTATGGGGGAGAGCTTGGAGTAGAGGAGGAGATCTTTCGGCGGCGCGGAGGAGGAGACGGTGGAGGAGACGGTGGAAGTTGATTTGTCTGGATTGTGGTTTGTGAGGTGGTTGATGGCGGCGCGGATCGTGTGGAGCTGGCGGAGGAGGTGGTCGGGGACTGTGGGGACGGAGGAGGGGGAGGATTTGACGGCGGACTGGAAGAagttggtggtggaggagaggTGGTAGAGAGAGAGGATGTTGGTAGCTACCATGGCTACTAGTAGAAGTAGATTCAAGCTCATAGTGAATCCAGCCATTGTTTGTAAGCTCCCTCGATAGCTTCTCTTGTGAGAGAGAAACTGATTCTTGGGCTTTAATGGTGTCTTAAAGCCAATATTTTTCGGCCTTAGATTATCTGGAGTTAGTGACACTGTAAGATAAGCTTTTTGAGCTAGGAGACCGACCTTGAAGTCAAATCTGGTGGAGGAGTAGATACAAACACAGATCTGAGTTTGTATCATATTTActtatgtaattatttaaaaaatggaaaaggtATTTATTTCGCATCCAATGTCATtattaaattttctcaaaattttgcATGGAAAAGTAATTAATAATTGTGGTGACAAGTTGTTGGCATAGTA
It encodes:
- the LOC103835255 gene encoding uncharacterized protein LOC103835255, with protein sequence MIQTQICVCIYSSTRFDFKVGLLAQKAYLTVSLTPDNLRPKNIGFKTPLKPKNQFLSHKRSYRGSLQTMAGFTMSLNLLLLVAMVATNILSLYHLSSTTNFFQSAVKSSPSSVPTVPDHLLRQLHTIRAAINHLTNHNPDKSTSTVSSTVSSSAPPKDLLLYSKLSPIASACHNYPDLLHEYMNYTPFSLCPSDADLAEKLILRGCHPLPRRRCFSRTPRATDSKPDSHVIWSRYSSCKTFDCLAAKLPGAGFDLSAEKSKSQFSAYKSELDLPITQLLQIAKSANSVLRLGIDVGGGTGSFAAAMKARNVTVVTTTMNFNAPYSEAVALRGLVPLHVPLQQRLPVFDGVVDLVRCGRAVNRWIPVTVMEFFLFDLDRVLRGGGYLWLDRFFSKKVDLENVYGPMIGKLGYKKVKWAVANKVDSKHGEVFLTALLQKPVAR